One segment of Candidatus Rokuibacteriota bacterium DNA contains the following:
- a CDS encoding PLP-dependent cysteine synthase family protein, with protein sequence MSTIQWSAYARALGRLTEAVGRTPLVRLRRVPGDVAPAILVKLEWYGPTGSLKDRIYLHMFERAERRGELEPGMAVLECSTGNAGAACAFVAAVKGYACTIVMPEGMSEERKKLMRAYGAELIFTPGGESDVDLSLKKLEEIRARDPGRYWVPGQFTNADNVEAHYLTTGPEIWEQCEGRIGAFVAAQGSGGTLTGVGRYLRERQPRVALYAVEPAECPILAHRRWGSHGIEGIGDGFVPENLDVALLTGVITVSTEASVAMARRLAREEGIFCGISSGCNVAAGVKLALKHPELLPIVVLACDTGQRYFSTALCGEAKHVEVPEREHPLDQRSRALLDRFQPRWEVID encoded by the coding sequence ATGAGCACCATCCAATGGAGCGCATACGCCCGCGCCCTCGGACGCCTGACCGAGGCCGTCGGGCGGACCCCGCTCGTCAGGCTCCGGCGCGTGCCCGGTGATGTCGCGCCTGCGATCCTCGTGAAGCTCGAGTGGTACGGGCCGACGGGAAGCCTCAAGGACCGGATCTATCTCCACATGTTCGAACGGGCCGAGCGCCGAGGTGAGCTGGAGCCGGGGATGGCGGTTCTCGAGTGCTCGACGGGGAACGCAGGGGCCGCGTGCGCCTTCGTGGCGGCGGTGAAGGGCTACGCCTGCACGATCGTCATGCCCGAGGGGATGAGCGAGGAGCGGAAGAAGCTCATGCGGGCCTATGGCGCCGAACTGATCTTCACGCCGGGCGGCGAGAGTGACGTGGACCTCTCGCTCAAGAAGCTCGAGGAGATCCGCGCGCGCGATCCGGGCCGCTACTGGGTGCCGGGCCAGTTCACGAATGCTGACAACGTCGAGGCGCACTATCTGACCACCGGGCCCGAGATCTGGGAGCAGTGCGAGGGCCGGATCGGGGCCTTCGTCGCGGCCCAGGGCTCGGGCGGGACTCTCACCGGTGTCGGGCGCTATCTTCGGGAGCGCCAGCCCCGCGTCGCCCTGTATGCCGTCGAGCCTGCCGAGTGCCCGATTCTCGCGCACCGACGGTGGGGTTCTCACGGGATCGAGGGGATCGGCGACGGCTTCGTCCCCGAGAACCTGGACGTTGCGCTCCTCACGGGCGTGATCACCGTGAGCACCGAGGCGAGCGTCGCGATGGCGCGGCGCCTCGCGCGCGAGGAAGGGATCTTCTGCGGGATCTCCTCGGGGTGTAACGTCGCAGCCGGCGTGAAGCTCGCCCTCAAGCACCCGGAACTTCTGCCGATCGTGGTCCTGGCCTGCGATACCGGCCAGCGCTACTTCTCCACGGCGCTCTGCGGAGAGGCCAAGCACGTGGAAGTGCCGGAGCGCGAGCACCCGCTCGATCAGCGGAGCCGGGCGCTCCTGGATCGCTTCCAGCCGCGCTGGGAGGTCATCGATTGA
- a CDS encoding UbiD family decarboxylase yields the protein MKQDLRSFVEEYATRHAGEFVRVTEPVSLEFDLQAVALELERRRRFPILLFENVVGHRIPVISNVMASRRVFACALGVDAAGMPFEYARRLKEYVKPVVVPDPPFHHTVLTGEQVDLSKLPIPTYFPGDGGPYITAAMTVAKDPGTGVETEGYHRYQVKGRNKMGVSLHSRRRMFEYQRRAEAAGKNLECAVVIGLHPCVSLGSLAYPPPEVSKFEVVGGLFQAPMQIAPCKTIDLMVPAWGEIVIEGEILAGVREKEGPFGEFTGYFARRSTEHVFIAKAICMRERPWFQSISSGRAPDHILPLGVLREVEIRNALSRVVPNVKAVHVPTSGCAAFTAFVSIKQTRPGEGKHAIPVVFGVDHYLKFVVIVDDDIDVFDESDVLWALATRVQADRDLVVISGSLGAILDPSASEQGVTAKIGIDATRPFGQPFAEKLLMSPEKRAWARELVDRLGGSRGQ from the coding sequence ATGAAGCAGGATCTCCGGTCGTTCGTCGAGGAGTACGCGACGAGGCATGCCGGCGAGTTCGTCCGCGTCACCGAGCCGGTGAGCCTGGAATTCGACCTCCAGGCCGTCGCCCTGGAGCTGGAGCGACGTCGTCGGTTCCCGATCCTCCTGTTCGAGAACGTCGTCGGGCACCGGATCCCCGTGATCTCCAACGTCATGGCCAGCCGGCGCGTCTTCGCCTGTGCCCTCGGGGTCGACGCGGCCGGCATGCCCTTCGAGTACGCGCGGCGCCTCAAGGAATACGTCAAGCCGGTGGTGGTCCCCGATCCGCCCTTCCACCACACGGTCCTGACCGGCGAGCAGGTGGACCTCTCGAAGCTCCCTATCCCCACGTATTTCCCCGGGGACGGCGGGCCCTACATCACCGCGGCGATGACCGTGGCCAAGGACCCCGGCACGGGGGTGGAGACCGAGGGCTACCACCGCTACCAGGTCAAGGGGCGGAACAAGATGGGGGTGAGCCTCCACTCGCGGCGGCGGATGTTCGAGTACCAGCGGCGGGCCGAGGCCGCGGGGAAGAACCTCGAGTGCGCTGTCGTCATCGGGCTCCACCCCTGCGTCAGCCTCGGGTCGCTCGCCTATCCTCCGCCCGAGGTCTCCAAGTTCGAGGTGGTCGGCGGGCTCTTTCAGGCGCCGATGCAGATCGCACCCTGCAAGACCATCGACCTGATGGTCCCGGCGTGGGGCGAGATCGTCATCGAGGGCGAGATCCTGGCGGGGGTGCGGGAGAAAGAGGGCCCCTTCGGGGAGTTCACCGGTTATTTCGCCCGCCGGAGCACCGAGCACGTCTTCATCGCGAAAGCGATCTGTATGCGGGAGCGCCCCTGGTTCCAGTCCATCAGCTCGGGGCGCGCGCCCGACCACATCCTGCCGCTGGGCGTCCTCCGGGAGGTGGAGATCAGAAACGCCCTGAGCCGGGTCGTCCCGAACGTCAAGGCCGTCCACGTCCCGACCTCGGGCTGTGCCGCCTTCACGGCCTTCGTCTCGATCAAGCAGACCCGGCCGGGCGAGGGCAAACACGCCATTCCCGTCGTCTTCGGGGTGGACCACTACCTGAAGTTCGTCGTGATCGTGGACGATGACATCGATGTCTTCGACGAGTCGGATGTCCTCTGGGCCCTGGCCACCCGTGTCCAGGCCGACCGCGATCTCGTCGTCATCTCGGGCAGCCTGGGCGCCATCCTCGACCCCTCGGCCAGCGAGCAAGGGGTGACGGCGAAGATCGGCATCGACGCCACCCGGCCGTTCGGCCAGCCCTTCGCGGAGAAGCTCCTCATGAGCCCGGAGAAGAGGGCGTGGGCTCGGGAGCTGGTGGACCGGCTGGGCGGATCACGCGGGCAGTGA
- a CDS encoding xanthine dehydrogenase family protein molybdopterin-binding subunit, translated as MGAKYFGASVKRREDPRYLTGQGRFVDDLTLPGLLYAAFLRSPHAHARIRAIHTDAARRHPGVRAVYTFDDLARWLKPLPTFGSPPPGLAARVEFRLKDAPQFPLARDVVRYVGETVALVVADSPYLAEDALGLIEVEYEPLPAVTDPVAGGEPGAALVHPQWGDNVAVAFTHAVGDAEAAFSAAAVVARERFKIQRYVGMPIEPRGVVASFDRRDATLTVWSSTQVVHFCQQGVAAALEVPIHKVRVVAPDVGGGFGTKACGYAEEILIPLMARELGRPVKWTETRREHMMSAAHARDQLHDVEIAATRDGTILGVRDRIWLDLGAYNSWGIVLPYNTVAHLLGPYRIRNLWVEFKAVVTNKTPNAPYRGAGRPETVFAMDRIVDCLARELRMDPAELRRRNFIRGDEMPYDTGMPYRDGNPLVYDSGDFRAMLDDALRASGYDDFRKEQAALRANGIFRGIGISAYVEGTGIGPYEGASVKLDATGRVVVATGACCQGQGHETSFAQLAADVLGVPIEWVTVHGGDTDRIPFGIGTFASRSAVVAGSAVTTASRQVREKVVAAAAKLLEARADDLEIEDGQVFVRGVPSSAIPLARVIQASFPTFEKPGVIEPTFEATAYHHVPTVTFASAVHIAQVQVDPETGWVRLLRYVVAHDCGHVINPMIVDGQIHGGVAQGIGGGMFEEIVYDEAGQLLSSGFMDYHIPVADELPFIETVHLDFPSPLNPLGMKGLGEGGAISPPTAIAGAVEDALAPFGVRITRTPVTPARLAALLRGNRAAPGSPGAVGSGPRPLGQDSGGEGSAA; from the coding sequence ATGGGCGCGAAGTACTTCGGGGCGTCGGTGAAGCGGCGGGAAGATCCCCGGTACCTCACGGGGCAGGGGCGCTTCGTTGACGACCTCACGCTGCCGGGGCTCCTCTACGCCGCCTTCCTGCGGAGCCCTCACGCTCATGCCAGGATCCGGGCGATCCACACCGATGCGGCGCGGCGGCACCCCGGAGTCCGCGCCGTGTACACCTTCGACGACCTGGCGCGCTGGCTGAAGCCGCTTCCCACGTTCGGGAGCCCGCCGCCCGGCCTCGCCGCGCGCGTCGAGTTCAGGCTCAAGGACGCTCCCCAGTTTCCCCTCGCTCGCGATGTCGTCCGCTATGTGGGGGAGACGGTCGCGCTGGTTGTCGCCGACTCCCCGTATCTGGCCGAGGACGCGCTGGGCCTGATCGAGGTGGAGTACGAGCCGCTCCCGGCTGTCACGGATCCCGTCGCTGGCGGGGAACCGGGCGCTGCCCTGGTGCATCCCCAGTGGGGCGACAATGTGGCGGTGGCATTCACGCATGCGGTTGGAGACGCCGAGGCGGCCTTCAGCGCCGCGGCGGTCGTGGCGAGGGAGCGCTTCAAGATCCAGCGCTACGTCGGGATGCCCATCGAGCCCCGCGGCGTGGTCGCGAGCTTTGACCGTCGCGATGCCACGCTCACCGTGTGGAGCTCGACACAGGTGGTGCACTTCTGCCAGCAGGGCGTCGCGGCGGCGCTCGAGGTGCCCATTCACAAAGTCCGCGTCGTGGCTCCTGACGTCGGCGGGGGCTTCGGGACGAAGGCCTGCGGCTACGCCGAGGAGATCCTGATCCCGCTCATGGCGCGCGAGCTGGGTCGGCCGGTCAAGTGGACGGAGACCCGCCGCGAGCACATGATGAGCGCCGCCCACGCCCGGGACCAGCTCCACGACGTCGAGATCGCGGCGACGCGGGACGGTACGATCCTCGGCGTCCGCGACAGGATCTGGCTCGACCTCGGCGCCTACAACTCCTGGGGGATCGTCCTCCCCTACAACACGGTGGCCCACCTCCTCGGCCCGTACCGCATCCGGAACCTCTGGGTGGAGTTCAAGGCCGTCGTCACGAACAAGACGCCGAACGCGCCGTACCGCGGCGCGGGCCGTCCGGAGACGGTCTTCGCCATGGACCGGATCGTGGATTGCCTCGCGCGGGAGCTTCGGATGGATCCCGCAGAGCTCCGTCGCCGGAACTTCATCCGCGGGGACGAGATGCCCTATGACACCGGAATGCCCTACCGCGACGGGAACCCCCTCGTCTACGACAGCGGCGACTTCCGCGCGATGCTGGACGACGCGCTCCGGGCGTCGGGCTACGACGATTTCCGGAAGGAGCAGGCCGCGCTCAGAGCGAACGGCATCTTCCGCGGGATCGGGATCTCGGCCTACGTCGAGGGAACCGGCATCGGCCCCTACGAGGGCGCCTCGGTCAAGCTGGACGCGACGGGGCGCGTCGTCGTCGCCACCGGCGCCTGCTGCCAGGGCCAGGGGCACGAGACCTCCTTCGCCCAGCTCGCCGCCGACGTCCTCGGCGTCCCCATCGAATGGGTCACGGTCCACGGCGGCGACACCGACCGGATTCCTTTCGGGATCGGCACATTCGCGAGCCGGAGCGCCGTGGTGGCAGGCAGCGCCGTTACGACGGCGTCACGCCAGGTGAGGGAGAAGGTAGTAGCGGCAGCGGCCAAGCTCCTGGAGGCGCGCGCCGACGACCTGGAGATCGAGGACGGCCAGGTGTTCGTGCGCGGCGTCCCGTCGTCGGCGATCCCCCTGGCCCGCGTCATCCAGGCGAGCTTCCCCACGTTCGAGAAGCCCGGCGTGATCGAGCCGACCTTCGAGGCTACCGCCTACCACCACGTCCCCACGGTGACCTTCGCGAGCGCGGTCCACATCGCCCAGGTCCAGGTGGACCCCGAGACCGGCTGGGTCAGGCTCCTCCGCTACGTCGTCGCTCACGACTGCGGGCACGTCATCAACCCGATGATCGTGGACGGCCAGATCCACGGCGGCGTCGCCCAGGGCATCGGCGGCGGGATGTTCGAGGAGATCGTGTACGACGAGGCGGGCCAGCTCCTCTCGAGCGGCTTCATGGACTACCACATTCCCGTGGCCGACGAGCTTCCGTTCATCGAGACCGTCCACCTCGATTTTCCCTCGCCGCTCAACCCGCTGGGGATGAAGGGCCTCGGAGAAGGTGGGGCCATCTCACCTCCCACGGCCATCGCCGGCGCCGTCGAGGACGCGCTGGCGCCCTTCGGCGTGCGGATCACCCGGACTCCCGTCACCCCGGCCCGCCTGGCGGCGCTCCTCCGAGGAAATCGGGCTGCGCCGGGCTCCCCGGGAGCAGTGGGCTCGGGGCCACGACCCCTTGGTCAGGATTCCGGCGGGGAGGGATCAGCGGCATGA
- a CDS encoding ABC transporter ATP-binding protein, whose amino-acid sequence MLTLEGVRAAYGKVEALKGVSLEVRAGELVTLIGANGAGKTSTLKAISGILSATAGRIVLDNEEIHRLTPREILRRGIAHCPEGRRIFPYMTVRENLEMGAYARTDTRAIREDLERVFGYFPVLAERLEQVAGTLSGGEQQMLAIGRALMAGPRLLLFDEPSLGLAPTLIETTFGIIREIRQRGVTVLMVEQNAYLALRMADRGYVMETGQIALAGKAGDLIENEHVKRAYLGG is encoded by the coding sequence ATGCTCACGCTCGAGGGCGTGCGGGCCGCGTACGGCAAGGTGGAGGCGCTCAAGGGCGTCTCGCTCGAGGTGCGCGCGGGAGAGCTGGTGACGCTGATCGGCGCCAACGGCGCCGGCAAGACCTCCACACTCAAGGCGATCTCGGGGATCCTGAGCGCGACGGCAGGCAGGATCGTGCTTGACAACGAGGAGATTCACCGGCTCACGCCGCGCGAGATCTTGAGGCGCGGGATCGCCCACTGCCCCGAGGGGCGGCGGATCTTCCCCTACATGACCGTGCGGGAGAACCTGGAGATGGGCGCTTACGCGCGGACCGACACGCGCGCGATCCGCGAGGATCTGGAACGCGTGTTCGGCTATTTCCCCGTGCTCGCCGAGCGCCTCGAGCAGGTCGCGGGGACGCTCTCGGGCGGAGAGCAGCAGATGCTGGCCATCGGCCGGGCGCTGATGGCGGGGCCGCGTCTTCTGCTCTTCGACGAGCCGTCGTTAGGCCTGGCGCCCACGCTCATCGAGACCACCTTCGGCATTATCCGCGAGATCCGCCAGCGCGGGGTGACGGTCCTCATGGTCGAGCAGAACGCCTACCTCGCCCTCCGCATGGCGGACCGCGGCTACGTCATGGAGACCGGCCAGATCGCCCTCGCGGGCAAGGCCGGAGACCTCATCGAGAACGAGCATGTCAAGCGCGCCTACCTGGGCGGGTAA
- a CDS encoding branched-chain amino acid ABC transporter ATP-binding protein/permease yields MKRAVRALLALSLVTVPLWIWNPYYIHILIMAGIFAILALSLNLLLGYTGQLSLGHAAFFGIGAYASALLTLKLEWPVWSGFLAAVLLAGIAGYGLGKVSLKLRGAYFVLVTISFAGVIYLVSVNWMELTNGPLGLPDVPPAELSIGGLGELSFRSKPAYYYLVLAVAAVAFFICHRLVNSRIGRAFVALRENEALAESVGINGTRYLVLAAVVSAAMAGAAGSLYAHYTRFVSPEVFLFTYTVTMVIMVVAGGKGTLAGPVLGALIFTALPEALRAVTSWQWQMLLYGVLLVLTVFFLPKGMVPTLKPGSGSGELRDELPCFKARRVFTELAPSVPSAGFAGATHGGRHRKGGGAPLRGCMSLAVEDLAVRFGGVTALAGVSFEVEPGRITSLIGPNGAGKTTAFNVITGFLRPVRGRVLYEGEPLTGLRPYQVAERGIVRTFQKTNVFPQISVFENVLIGLHLRGRAGVLSILIGVRRVREEEARLAAQVEEILAFVGLAHRRDEVASALPYGEQRRLELAIGLAARPRLLLLDEPASGMNPAEKTAVMRLIQRIREEGVTVLLVEHDMRLVMGISDRVIALHHGQVIAKGPPGEIQGHPEVIRAYLGGL; encoded by the coding sequence ATGAAGCGCGCCGTGCGCGCCCTCCTGGCGTTGAGCCTCGTGACGGTCCCGCTCTGGATCTGGAACCCGTACTACATCCACATCCTGATCATGGCCGGGATCTTCGCGATCCTCGCGCTCTCCCTGAACCTCCTCCTGGGCTACACCGGCCAGCTCTCCCTCGGCCACGCGGCTTTCTTCGGCATCGGCGCCTACGCCTCGGCGCTCCTCACGCTGAAGCTGGAGTGGCCGGTCTGGAGCGGCTTTCTGGCGGCGGTACTCCTCGCCGGGATCGCCGGCTACGGGCTGGGAAAGGTGTCGCTGAAGCTCAGGGGCGCGTACTTCGTCCTGGTGACGATCAGCTTCGCCGGCGTAATCTACCTGGTGAGCGTGAACTGGATGGAGCTGACCAACGGGCCTCTCGGGCTGCCTGATGTGCCGCCCGCAGAGCTCAGCATCGGCGGGCTCGGCGAGCTCTCGTTCAGGAGCAAACCAGCCTACTACTACCTGGTCCTGGCCGTGGCGGCGGTGGCCTTCTTCATCTGCCACCGGCTGGTGAACTCGCGGATCGGTCGCGCCTTCGTCGCGCTCAGAGAGAACGAGGCGCTCGCCGAATCGGTCGGCATCAACGGGACCCGCTACCTGGTCCTGGCTGCGGTCGTCAGCGCGGCGATGGCCGGAGCTGCGGGAAGCCTCTACGCCCACTACACGCGCTTCGTGAGCCCCGAGGTCTTCCTCTTCACCTACACGGTCACCATGGTGATCATGGTCGTCGCCGGCGGGAAGGGGACGCTGGCCGGCCCGGTGCTCGGCGCCCTCATCTTCACGGCGCTCCCTGAGGCGCTCCGCGCGGTGACCTCGTGGCAGTGGCAGATGCTCCTCTACGGTGTGCTGCTGGTCCTCACCGTCTTCTTCCTGCCCAAGGGCATGGTGCCGACGCTGAAGCCTGGCTCAGGGAGCGGCGAGCTGCGGGATGAGCTACCCTGTTTTAAGGCTCGCCGCGTCTTTACCGAGTTGGCCCCGAGCGTTCCGAGCGCCGGCTTCGCCGGCGCAACCCATGGGGGGAGGCATCGGAAGGGGGGCGGAGCCCCCCTCCGAGGATGTATGAGCCTGGCTGTCGAAGATCTCGCGGTGAGGTTCGGCGGCGTCACTGCGCTGGCCGGCGTCAGCTTCGAGGTCGAGCCGGGCAGGATCACGAGCCTCATCGGCCCCAACGGCGCCGGCAAGACGACCGCGTTCAACGTCATCACCGGCTTCCTCAGGCCTGTCCGGGGGCGAGTCCTCTACGAGGGTGAGCCTCTGACAGGATTGAGGCCGTACCAGGTCGCCGAGCGGGGCATCGTGAGGACGTTTCAGAAAACGAACGTCTTCCCCCAGATCTCGGTCTTCGAGAACGTCCTGATCGGCCTCCACCTGAGGGGGCGGGCCGGTGTCCTCTCGATCCTGATCGGCGTTCGGCGCGTGAGGGAGGAAGAGGCACGTCTGGCGGCCCAGGTCGAGGAGATCCTCGCCTTCGTCGGCCTCGCCCACCGGCGTGACGAGGTGGCGAGCGCCCTGCCGTACGGCGAGCAGCGCCGCCTGGAGCTGGCCATCGGCCTAGCCGCGCGCCCGCGCCTCCTCCTCCTGGACGAGCCGGCTTCGGGGATGAACCCGGCGGAGAAGACGGCGGTCATGCGGCTCATTCAGCGGATCCGGGAGGAAGGCGTGACGGTCCTCCTCGTCGAGCACGACATGCGGCTGGTCATGGGGATCTCGGACCGGGTGATCGCGCTGCACCACGGCCAGGTGATCGCGAAGGGGCCGCCGGGCGAGATCCAGGGCCACCCCGAAGTGATCAGAGCCTACCTCGGGGGCCTGTGA
- a CDS encoding branched-chain amino acid ABC transporter permease, with the protein MEAFLQHILNGLILGGTYALLGIGLTLIFGIMSVVNFAHGEFYTLGAYGAFLFLSLLQANFFAGLVCAVALGVLLGALCERVLLRPLLGESIETTMLVMIGVWIAMQNAELVVWGGVAKSLDHPFPQAPLVLGPVSVAPLRLFVFGTALALIVASHLLIHRTKLGRAMRATFQDRETAALMGVDIHRIHTVTFAFGSGLAAAAGALLGPIFVVYPSMGDLAALKAFSVVILGGLGNFAGATLGGLLLGVAEELGAGYISSGYRDAVGFAIIILVLLLRPSGLFARAERVG; encoded by the coding sequence GTGGAGGCGTTTCTCCAGCACATCCTGAACGGCCTGATCCTGGGCGGGACGTACGCGCTCCTGGGAATCGGCCTCACGCTCATCTTCGGGATCATGAGCGTGGTGAACTTTGCCCACGGCGAGTTCTACACCCTCGGCGCGTACGGCGCCTTCCTCTTCCTGAGCCTCCTCCAGGCCAACTTCTTCGCCGGGCTTGTCTGCGCCGTCGCCCTCGGCGTCCTCCTCGGCGCGTTGTGTGAGCGCGTGCTGCTCCGCCCGCTCCTCGGCGAGTCCATCGAGACCACCATGCTGGTCATGATCGGGGTCTGGATCGCGATGCAGAACGCCGAGCTCGTCGTGTGGGGAGGCGTGGCCAAGAGTCTCGACCATCCCTTCCCCCAGGCGCCGCTCGTCCTGGGGCCGGTCTCCGTGGCACCTTTGCGGCTCTTCGTGTTCGGGACGGCCCTCGCCCTCATCGTGGCCTCGCATCTCCTGATCCACCGGACGAAGCTGGGCCGGGCCATGCGCGCGACCTTTCAGGACCGCGAGACGGCGGCGCTCATGGGGGTGGACATCCATCGGATCCACACGGTCACCTTCGCCTTCGGGTCGGGCCTGGCCGCCGCGGCGGGGGCGCTCCTGGGCCCGATCTTCGTCGTCTACCCGTCCATGGGCGACCTCGCCGCGCTCAAGGCGTTCTCCGTCGTCATCCTCGGCGGCCTCGGCAACTTCGCCGGCGCGACGCTGGGTGGCCTGCTCCTCGGCGTCGCCGAGGAGCTCGGCGCGGGGTACATCTCCTCCGGGTACCGCGACGCCGTCGGCTTCGCCATCATCATCCTCGTCCTCCTCCTGAGACCGTCGGGCCTCTTCGCCCGGGCCGAGCGCGTGGGATGA
- a CDS encoding penicillin-binding protein activator, with the protein MGQRRRILSVLVGVAALGALAVASVLAQQAEPIKIGVIQPLSGPVAASGNYVRMGTEIARDWINARGGVRGRPIQLVIEDNKSDPKEAASAAEKLIVRDKVPAIMGAWGSSMTLAVMPKLEEYGVPMVVETSSAASITKKGNPWVFRISPPSEMEALGLQKYLGDLGVKKADFLAVNTDWGRGAVSAFGDILKKRGASVGAVEFMDQAATDMSAQLTKIRGTGADTLFLTTSVEQITLVLKQAQEQRLVRKFITTGGSSSPDQLVKQAGAAAEGTYHILFFLPWFPEAMPDGKLAKAFVDEWNKRGHPFAGLTEGFRGHDGILTIVEAVRLAGKAEPKAVRDALWNVKIMGVNGPVKFEKDGPPGKESAQSQPSIFVVEIKGGKVSLPTFMARR; encoded by the coding sequence ATGGGGCAGAGACGCCGTATTCTCAGCGTCCTCGTGGGGGTCGCCGCCCTGGGAGCACTGGCGGTCGCCTCCGTGCTCGCTCAGCAGGCGGAGCCGATCAAGATCGGGGTGATCCAGCCCCTGTCGGGTCCGGTGGCGGCTTCGGGGAACTATGTGCGCATGGGGACAGAGATCGCCCGTGACTGGATCAACGCTCGGGGCGGGGTCCGGGGCCGGCCGATCCAGCTTGTGATCGAGGACAACAAGTCGGACCCGAAGGAGGCCGCCAGCGCGGCGGAAAAGCTGATTGTCCGGGACAAGGTTCCGGCGATCATGGGGGCCTGGGGGAGCTCGATGACGCTTGCCGTGATGCCCAAGCTCGAGGAGTACGGGGTGCCGATGGTCGTCGAGACATCGAGCGCGGCCTCGATCACCAAGAAAGGGAACCCGTGGGTGTTCAGGATCAGCCCGCCCAGCGAGATGGAGGCCCTGGGGCTCCAGAAGTACCTGGGCGACCTCGGGGTGAAGAAGGCCGACTTCCTCGCGGTCAACACCGACTGGGGGCGCGGCGCCGTCTCGGCCTTCGGCGACATCCTCAAGAAGCGGGGCGCCAGCGTGGGCGCCGTGGAGTTCATGGACCAGGCGGCGACGGACATGAGTGCCCAGCTCACCAAGATCCGCGGGACCGGAGCGGACACGCTCTTCCTGACCACGAGCGTCGAACAGATCACCCTCGTCCTCAAGCAGGCGCAGGAGCAGCGGCTGGTCCGGAAGTTCATCACCACCGGCGGGAGCTCCTCGCCCGATCAGCTCGTGAAGCAGGCCGGGGCGGCAGCCGAGGGGACCTACCACATCCTCTTCTTCCTCCCCTGGTTCCCCGAGGCCATGCCCGACGGCAAGCTTGCGAAGGCGTTTGTGGACGAGTGGAACAAGCGCGGTCACCCCTTCGCCGGGCTGACCGAGGGGTTCCGCGGCCACGACGGAATCCTGACGATCGTTGAGGCGGTCCGGCTGGCGGGGAAGGCCGAGCCCAAGGCGGTCCGCGACGCCCTCTGGAATGTCAAGATCATGGGCGTGAACGGCCCGGTCAAGTTCGAGAAGGACGGCCCGCCCGGCAAGGAGAGCGCCCAGAGCCAGCCGAGCATCTTCGTCGTCGAGATCAAAGGCGGGAAGGTGAGCCTGCCGACGTTCATGGCCAGGCGCTAG